The following proteins are encoded in a genomic region of Methylibium petroleiphilum PM1:
- the glyA gene encoding serine hydroxymethyltransferase, translating into MFDPSLRIADTDPELWTAMQHELQRQEDHVELIASENYVSPGVMRVQGSVLTNKYAEGYPGKRYYGGCEHVDVAEQLAIDRAKALFGAEYANVQPHSGSQANAAVYMAMLQPGDTILGMSLAHGGHLTHGASVSFSGKLYKAVSYGLEPETETIDYAQVAELAATHKPKMIVAGASAYSMVIDWQRLRDIADRNGAYLLVDMAHYAGLIAAGEYPNPVGIAHFVTSTTHKTLRGPRGGLILSNAEFEKPLNSMIFPGIQGGPLMHVIAAKALAFKEAASPAFKTYQQQVKSNAKAMARTLTERGLRIVSGGTESHVFLLDLRAKKITGKAAEAVLGRAHMTVNKNAIPNDPEKPFVTSGIRIGAPAMTTRGFGTTEATAIANLMADVLEAPENDAVIARVATEVTALCRRFPVYGADVHGL; encoded by the coding sequence GTGTTCGATCCCTCCCTGCGCATTGCCGATACCGATCCCGAGCTGTGGACTGCGATGCAGCACGAGCTGCAACGCCAGGAAGACCACGTCGAGCTGATCGCCTCCGAGAACTACGTCAGCCCCGGCGTGATGCGGGTGCAGGGGTCGGTGCTGACCAACAAGTACGCCGAGGGTTATCCCGGCAAGCGCTACTACGGCGGTTGCGAGCATGTCGACGTCGCCGAGCAGCTGGCGATCGATCGCGCGAAGGCCTTGTTCGGCGCCGAATATGCAAACGTACAGCCACATTCGGGCTCGCAGGCCAATGCCGCCGTCTACATGGCGATGCTGCAGCCCGGCGACACCATCCTGGGCATGTCGCTGGCCCACGGCGGCCACCTGACGCACGGCGCGAGCGTGAGCTTCAGCGGCAAGCTCTACAAGGCGGTGTCCTACGGCCTGGAGCCCGAGACCGAGACGATCGACTACGCGCAGGTGGCCGAACTGGCCGCGACGCACAAGCCGAAGATGATCGTCGCCGGCGCGTCGGCCTACTCGATGGTGATCGACTGGCAGCGCCTGCGCGACATCGCCGACCGGAACGGTGCCTACCTGCTGGTCGACATGGCGCACTACGCCGGTCTGATCGCCGCGGGTGAATACCCCAACCCGGTCGGCATCGCGCACTTCGTGACCTCGACCACCCACAAGACGCTGCGCGGTCCGCGCGGCGGCCTGATCCTGTCGAACGCCGAGTTCGAGAAGCCGCTCAACTCGATGATCTTCCCCGGCATCCAGGGCGGCCCGCTGATGCACGTGATCGCCGCCAAGGCGCTGGCCTTCAAGGAGGCGGCCTCGCCGGCGTTCAAGACCTACCAGCAGCAGGTCAAGTCCAACGCCAAGGCGATGGCGAGGACGCTCACCGAGCGCGGCCTGCGCATCGTCTCTGGCGGCACCGAGAGCCACGTGTTCCTGCTCGACCTGCGCGCCAAGAAGATCACCGGCAAGGCCGCCGAGGCCGTGCTCGGCCGTGCGCACATGACCGTGAACAAGAACGCCATCCCCAACGACCCCGAGAAGCCCTTCGTCACCAGCGGCATCCGCATCGGCGCCCCGGCGATGACGACGCGCGGCTTCGGCACGACCGAAGCTACCGCGATCGCGAACCTGATGGCCGACGTGCTGGAGGCACCCGAAAACGATGCCGTGATCGCGCGCGTCGCCACCGAGGTCACGGCGCTGTGCCGGCGATTCCCGGTCTACGGCGCCGACGTCCACGGACTCTGA
- a CDS encoding aminotransferase class V-fold PLP-dependent enzyme encodes MAGRNFLFVPGPTNVPERVQRAMVVSMEDHRSSKFPDLTKSVLEDLKAVFKTTTGTPIIFPATGTGGWEAALTNTLSPGDLVLASRFGQFSHLWIDMITRLGFQVETVECEWGEGVPVEKYAEILAKDKGHKIKAVIATHNETATGVTSDIAGVRKALDDARHPALLLVDAVSSLGSIDFRMDEWGVDICVSGSQKGLMLPAGLGIVCASEKALKARESSTAPRCFFDFGDMIKANATGYFPYTPALPMLYGLRESLTMIKEEGLENIFWRHTYLASGVRAAVLDGWKLGLCAKDPKWYSDTVSAIVVPEGINGAHVIDVAFRRYNLSLGAGLSKVAGKVFRIGHLGDLNELMVLGALAGAEMSMLDVGIRIEPGSGVAAAQKYFRTHDNVPKKKVARSEVVYASQSMGSTEGAH; translated from the coding sequence ATGGCTGGCCGCAATTTCCTGTTCGTTCCCGGACCCACCAACGTGCCCGAGCGCGTGCAACGCGCGATGGTCGTGTCGATGGAAGACCATCGCTCGTCCAAGTTCCCCGACCTGACCAAGAGCGTGCTCGAGGACCTGAAGGCGGTCTTCAAGACCACCACCGGCACGCCGATCATCTTCCCCGCCACCGGCACCGGCGGCTGGGAAGCGGCGCTCACCAACACGCTGTCGCCCGGCGACCTGGTGCTGGCCTCGCGCTTCGGCCAGTTCAGCCACCTCTGGATCGACATGATCACGCGCCTGGGCTTCCAGGTGGAGACGGTCGAGTGCGAGTGGGGCGAGGGCGTGCCGGTCGAGAAGTACGCCGAGATCCTGGCCAAGGACAAGGGCCACAAGATCAAGGCGGTGATCGCCACCCACAACGAGACCGCCACCGGCGTGACCAGCGACATCGCCGGCGTGCGCAAGGCCCTCGACGACGCCAGGCATCCGGCGCTGCTGCTGGTCGACGCGGTCAGCTCGCTGGGCAGCATCGACTTCCGCATGGACGAGTGGGGCGTGGACATCTGCGTCAGCGGCTCGCAGAAGGGCCTGATGCTGCCGGCCGGCCTGGGCATCGTGTGTGCCAGCGAGAAGGCGCTGAAGGCGCGCGAGTCCTCGACGGCGCCGCGCTGCTTCTTCGACTTCGGCGACATGATCAAGGCCAACGCCACCGGCTACTTCCCGTACACGCCGGCGCTGCCGATGCTCTACGGCCTGCGCGAGTCGCTGACGATGATCAAGGAAGAGGGCCTGGAGAACATCTTCTGGCGCCACACATACCTGGCCTCGGGCGTGCGCGCAGCCGTGCTGGACGGCTGGAAGCTCGGCCTGTGCGCGAAGGATCCGAAGTGGTACTCCGACACCGTGTCGGCGATCGTCGTGCCCGAGGGCATCAACGGCGCGCACGTGATCGACGTGGCCTTCCGCCGCTACAACCTGTCGCTGGGCGCCGGCCTGAGCAAGGTGGCCGGCAAGGTGTTCCGCATCGGCCACCTGGGCGACCTGAACGAGCTGATGGTGCTGGGCGCGCTGGCCGGCGCCGAGATGTCCATGCTCGACGTGGGCATCAGGATCGAGCCGGGCTCGGGCGTGGCCGCGGCGCA